From the genome of Impatiens glandulifera chromosome 9, dImpGla2.1, whole genome shotgun sequence, one region includes:
- the LOC124915957 gene encoding adoMet-dependent rRNA methyltransferase spb1-like: MMRRRRHEIQEAAVEGSSGGGGVFNPVTVVSSIRWWCRLQSVAAVSSSITALNLIQLDSKFSFFRSSRSGVLDLCAAPGGFMQVAVQRVPDGTLVVGIDLLPIPPIPGAISVEEDISKPQCKATIKKLMEEHECLAFDLVLLDGSSNVRGDSAQEATDQLNALFIDSVKLATEFLAPKGTFVTKVCRSQDYTTVLYCLRQVISFLS, from the exons GCGGAGACGCCATGAGATTCAAGAGGCGGCAGTAGAAGGTTCAAGCGGTGGCGGCGGTGTCTTCAATCCAGTGACGGTGGTGTCTTCAATTCGGTGGTGGTGTCGTCTTCAATCGGTGGCGGCGGTGTCGTCTTCAATCACAG CGTTGAACCTCATCCAACTCGACTCCAAATTTAGTTTCTTTCGGTCCTCCCGCAGCGGTGTCCTCGATCTCTGTGCCGCCCCTGGCGGTTTTATGCAGGTTGCCGTCCAGCGTGTTCCTGATGGAACCCTCGTTGTTGGCATCGATCTCCTGCCTATTCCCCCTATTCCCGGAGCCATTAGTGTAGAAGAAGATATAAGCAAGCCTCAATGCAAGGCAACGATCAAGAAGCTAATGGAGGAGCATGAATGCTTAGCTTTTGATTTGGTGCTGCTTGATGGTTCATCCAACGTTAGGGGTGATTCGGCTCAAGAGGCCACTGACCAGCTGAATGCTCTGTTTATCGATTCTGTCAAGCTCGCTACTGAATTCTTAGCACCAAAAGGGACATTTGTGACTAAG GTTTGCAGGTCTCAAGATTATACTACTGTACTCTACTGTCTTAGACAGGTTATCTCCTTTCTTTCTTAA